A region of the Candidatus Thermoplasmatota archaeon genome:
TATAAGGCAAGCGATGAAAGAAAAAGTGAAGCCTATACTTTTCATTAATAAAACTGATAGGCTAATTACTGAGTTAAGGCTGAATCCGGAGCAAATGCAGGAAAGGTTTAGAAAGATTATTACAGGCGTCAATGAGCTTATAAGAAAATACGCTCCTGAAGAGTTTAAAGATCAATGGCTTGTAAAAGTAGAAGATGGTAGCGTGTGCTTCGGCTCTGCCTATCATAAGTGGGGTATCTCAGCACCTTTCATGAAAAAGACAGGTGTGACTTTTAAAGATATTTACGAATACTGCACTAAGAACATGCAAAAAGAACTGAGTGAGAAAGCACCTTTGCATGAAGTTGTACTTGATGCAGTTGTAAAGCACTTACCGTCTCCAACCGTAGCACAGAAATATCGCGTACCAACTATATGGAAAGGCGATATTAATAGCGAGGTAGGCAAAGGAATGCTAGCTTGTAGTAGCGATGCACCTCTTAGTTTAATGATTACTAAAATAATCATGGACCCTCATGTAGGCGAAGTGGCAATAGGTAGAATTTACAGCGGCAGTATAAGAAAAGGTCAGAAAGTTAGAATTGTGGGTATGCCTAGAGAATATACAGCTCAGCAAGTAGCGATTTCTGTAGGAGCTGATAGACTGCCTATAGAGGAACTTAACGCAGGCAATATAGTAGCAGTTACAGGTATTGAAGATGCAGCTGCCGGTGTTACAATAACTAATTGCGATATGGAGCCTTTTGAAAAAATAACTCATTATTCAGAGCCTGTAGTTACTGTGGCTATAGAAGCGAAGCATGCTACTGACTTGCCTAAACTTGTAAATGTGCTCAGAACTGTAGCAAAAGCAGACCCTAGTTTACAAGTAGAAATAAATCAAGAAACTGGCGAACATTTACTTTCAGGTATGGGAGAACTGCATTTAGAAATTACAGAATACAGAATAACTCACGATCATAAAGTAGAGATCGAGGTTTCTAAGCCTATTGTAGTATACAGAGAAAGTACTTTTGGTCAAGGAGGACCTTTCGAAGGCAAATCGCCAAACAAGCATAATAAATTCTATTTGACTGCAGAGCCTTTAGAAAAAGAAGTTGTTGATGCTATACTCAGAGGCGAAATCAAGGCTGAGGATAAAATAAAAGATTCTAAAGCTTTAGCTAAAAAGCTGCAGGAGCTTGGATTGAGTAAAGAAGACTCAAAAAACGTTAGAGCGTTTCATAAAACAAATGTTTTTATTGATGCAACTTGGGGTATACAATATTTACATGAGACTATGGAACTATGTGTTCAAGCATTTCACGAAGTTATGGAAAGAGGCCCTTTAGCAAACGAAAAATGCATGGGAGTAAAAATTAAGCTTGTAGATGCAAAGCTACATGAAGATTCTATACATCGAGGACCTGCACAAGTAATACCTGCAGTGAGGAATGCTATCTGCGGCGCTATGTGCCAAGCTCAAAGAATTTTATTAGAGCCGAGACAGAAAGTTTTTATTAATGTACCACCAGATGTTATGGGCGATGTTACTAGGGAAATGCAGCAGCGCAGAGCTACAATAGAAGATATCAAGCAAGAAGGCGATCTAGTAACTGTAATTTCAAATGCGCCTGTTGCGGAAATGTTTGGATTTGCTACAAGCATAAGAAGCGCTACAGGCGGCAAAGTGCTTTGGTCTACGGAGCATGCAGGCTTTGAAAGAGTGCCCAAAGAACTGCAGAGCGAAGTCGTTAGAAAGATAAGGGAAAGGAAAGGGCTTAAGCCAGAGCCTTACGATGAAGTTTATTACGCAAGCTGATTTATGGATAAAAAGAATAGAATAAAGCGAGCTTATAACGAAACTGCTGATTTTTACAATTCTAGGTATAAAGAAATTCAATATGAGAAATACAGAAGTATTTTCGCATCGCCTTACCTTTCTGCTGAAAATCTCAAATGCAAAATTCTAGACCTTGGTTGTGGTACAGGCTTACTTCTGGAGTTTTTAAAAGAGAGCAAACTCCCATATATTGTAGGTATAGATATTTCTGCCGAAATGCTAAAATTTTCTAAAGAAGAAAAAATACTTGGCGATGTAGAAATGCTACCATTCAAAGACAATTCCTTTGATCTCGCTTTTTCTTTTACAGTAATTCAAAATTTACCTACACTTAAAATTTTGGAAGAAGTGAGCAGGATTTTAAAGCCTGATAGTATCTTCGCATTCACAGTACTGAAGAAGAAGCTTCCAACAAAACTGCTTCAAAACCTTGCTAAAAACAAGTTCACTATTCTTGAAAAATTGGATAGCAATGAAGATTGTGGCTTTATCTGCAGAAACGAAAAAATAGCAATTAAGAATAAGCTATAGTGCAATCAAACTTGCAGCTGTAAAGCAGTCTCCTAAGCCGACAACATATCTTGGTTTTTCTACAGTAAAAGAAGGTACAGCAAAAGCTCTAGTTAAGCTCTTTTCCCAATAGGCTATATTTTTCTGCAGCTCAACACCTTTCTTATTTGGCTTGTTAGGAACGAAATTATTTAGTTCATCAAAGCTTGGCATGTAACCATACCTCGCTTTATAGCATGTAGCGAGTGAAGCGAACAGCAAAGAATTATGCATTCGCTGTTCGCTGCATTTACCAGCGCAAATTGAGAACTCACGAGTATGATATATTAGCTGCTTTGTGCTTTTGAGCATTCGTGCGCAAAAATCAATTAAACCTTCATTTGAGTAGCGCATTTGCTCGAATTCAAACTCGTTAAAACCGATACTATCTACAATAGGCAGTAAATATTTCATTACATGTTGTAATACTAAAGCGCTTTGAAATTCGCCCATTTCTAAGTGAATAAAAATTTTTTTGTTTAACCGCTTCCATTTCAAAAGCAAATCTTTGATTTTTAATATTTTATATGCATAGCTTTCGCTTAATATATGGAAGCCAGCAATTACAGCTTTGTCAATGCTTTTTATTACTTTAGGAACGTTGGTTATAAAATTGCGATCCAGCAATAGTTGAGAATTTTCGTAATCGTAAGTAGCGATAAACCTATTGCTAAATGGTATCTTCCTATTTTCAAACACATCACCTTTTTCAAATTCCAATATGTAATGAGTATTTGGTAGTCCTGTAGTGCCTTTAAATTTACATGCTCGTAGGAATTTGTTTTTAGTTGCTACGAAAATCTTCCTATCTAAAAGTTTTATTACATCGTTACTCTTGTTCGCTAAGTGAAGGTAAACATCGACATTGAGTTTAGCAGCGTCGTTTGCCATATTACCGGCTTGCCCACCAATTCTTATGATATCGTAATGCAATTTTTTAGTTAGGAAATTGATTGTAGATTTTGGTACAAAAAGCTCTTTCTGCAAACCTTTTCTAACGCACTCACGCAACGATTTTAAACTCGGATAAGAGCTTATTTTTTCTAACTCATAACCTCTAACTTTTTTGATTATGTCTATATTAGTATTGAAGCCAAAGATTACAGCATGCGCTAAATTATTGCGTACATATTCTATGCAAGATTTATATTGCTGCATGCTTGTCACTTTTAACAGTATTATAAAACCACAAAAAAGGCTCTACAAACTGAGACCAGTATTGAGCTGGATTTTTTACAGGCACTGCCATTGTATATGAAGGCGAGAATAGTTCTTGGGTATAGAAAACAGCCCCTTCGTACATTTGATGCTCTAATACGTTTATTAAAATCTGCTCTACCAACTCTAATTTTTTTAAACTCAGTAAAAATTTAATAAAGTAAGGTAGATCACGAGGCCAGAAAACTCTTTTATGATACTGCTCGTCATTCAAATAAACTTCTCCTATGTTCCTTACAACTAAACCGAATAATTTTCCGTTTCTATATACAAACGATTTTTTCAAGCTATTAAAAATTCTTTCAAGTTCGTTATTTGAAAACAAGTCTGGTAAAAGGGCAAGCGCAACCACACTTAATGAATTCTCGATTTCGTTTCTTCTCATATCTTCAGAAACAATATCGCATAGTATATCGTTATAAAAGAAAACTCTTTTGAACGCACTCTTTCTATCAGCTGATGCAAACACGTTATCACTGACTTTCTCAAGTTCGCTAAGAAATCTCAGCCAAAGTGCGTTTACTTCTACTAAATAATAATATTCATCTACAGCCCAATGCTCCGGAAGCCTTGTGGGCGTATTACCAACTTTAGAATCAACCCAGCTTATATCGCAAGGTGTTAGTAATAATTCCTCATCTGATAATTTATAAACTTTTCCTATATTCTGAGCCAGTATACTTGCACGTGAAATAAGCTCTGCTTTCGTTTTTGGCTCTTTACAATAATCCAAATACTTAAAGCCTGTGAGAAAGCAAAGAAAAGATGTATCCAGACTGTTGTAGACAGGCTTGCCTTTGATAAACGTTGGTATGAGTCCGCTTTCAGAATCTTGGTAGCGAAATGCCAATCTTAATGCCTTTTCTATATATTTGCGATTGTAATTATAATAAATACCAAAATTATTATAAAGTCCTTCAAAGCAATCTCTAAGCCATAGCTGGCGAAACCAGCCGAAGCCAGCATCTGGCAGACAGATGTTATTTACAAAAATTCCAAAATTGTTTAATAAGCAATAGGCCCTTGCTAAAAGCGCTAGTTCGTAAAACACGCCATATCTAGAGCCAAAAAACTTAAAATACTTGCTTAAAAAATTCAATCTTATCAATTCTATTTGCTTACTACGCTTGACTTTTTCTGTATTGCATAAAACAAAAAGCTCAGCGCTTCTTTCAGTTTTAGGAATCAATGTTATACCCTCGATCTTCATAATAACTCTTCTTTCGTCTTGAAATACTATATTATCATCGATTTTCTTTCTGAAGCCAGAGCCTAATTTATAAACCCATTCCTGCCCATTAATATCGATATTTTCAAACTTTAAATTACCAGCTATGTAGCATTTTTTTGAATCTTTTGTGATTGTCAGATAGTTATTATTAAATTTGATTTTGTGACTGGCAAAATCAGACTTCTCATGCATGTGTCTTATATCTACTAAAGGAGCTATAGAAATTTTAGGTAATTTTTTAGTAGTTGCAAAGCTAACTTTCAAGCCTGTTTCTAAAAGCTCATATTTGGCTTTTAATAAACAATTTTCAAACTTGTATTCGTAGCTCGCATACCAAGGTGTTGCTCTAACGCATTGCGGTATTAATTTAAAATTTTCTAATTTAATGGCTATACCATCTAAAAATTTCCAGTTTTCGTTATTAATTAACGCGCAAAGCCCTTCGTAACTATAATCTCGATTTGGGACTGTATAATTATCAATACTGCACGAGAAAACGCTCTGGCCATATTCTATACGAGGATTGCGCAAAATAATACGCAAGTTGTATGCATAGCTTTCCTTTTGCGATTCTTCAGGCTTGTAGCTAAACTCAAGTTTCTTCTTTCCACAGAACATGATTC
Encoded here:
- a CDS encoding elongation factor EF-2 — its product is MGRKEELIKKVQRLRNELDNIRNIGTAAHIDHGKTTLSDNLLAGAGMISEELAGKQLFLDYDEQEQARGITINAANASMVHEYGGKECLINLIDTPGHVDFGGDVTRAMRALDGVILVDCAVEGIMPQTETVIRQAMKEKVKPILFINKTDRLITELRLNPEQMQERFRKIITGVNELIRKYAPEEFKDQWLVKVEDGSVCFGSAYHKWGISAPFMKKTGVTFKDIYEYCTKNMQKELSEKAPLHEVVLDAVVKHLPSPTVAQKYRVPTIWKGDINSEVGKGMLACSSDAPLSLMITKIIMDPHVGEVAIGRIYSGSIRKGQKVRIVGMPREYTAQQVAISVGADRLPIEELNAGNIVAVTGIEDAAAGVTITNCDMEPFEKITHYSEPVVTVAIEAKHATDLPKLVNVLRTVAKADPSLQVEINQETGEHLLSGMGELHLEITEYRITHDHKVEIEVSKPIVVYRESTFGQGGPFEGKSPNKHNKFYLTAEPLEKEVVDAILRGEIKAEDKIKDSKALAKKLQELGLSKEDSKNVRAFHKTNVFIDATWGIQYLHETMELCVQAFHEVMERGPLANEKCMGVKIKLVDAKLHEDSIHRGPAQVIPAVRNAICGAMCQAQRILLEPRQKVFINVPPDVMGDVTREMQQRRATIEDIKQEGDLVTVISNAPVAEMFGFATSIRSATGGKVLWSTEHAGFERVPKELQSEVVRKIRERKGLKPEPYDEVYYAS
- a CDS encoding class I SAM-dependent methyltransferase; this encodes MDKKNRIKRAYNETADFYNSRYKEIQYEKYRSIFASPYLSAENLKCKILDLGCGTGLLLEFLKESKLPYIVGIDISAEMLKFSKEEKILGDVEMLPFKDNSFDLAFSFTVIQNLPTLKILEEVSRILKPDSIFAFTVLKKKLPTKLLQNLAKNKFTILEKLDSNEDCGFICRNEKIAIKNKL
- a CDS encoding ADP-dependent glucokinase/phosphofructokinase, coding for MQQYKSCIEYVRNNLAHAVIFGFNTNIDIIKKVRGYELEKISSYPSLKSLRECVRKGLQKELFVPKSTINFLTKKLHYDIIRIGGQAGNMANDAAKLNVDVYLHLANKSNDVIKLLDRKIFVATKNKFLRACKFKGTTGLPNTHYILEFEKGDVFENRKIPFSNRFIATYDYENSQLLLDRNFITNVPKVIKSIDKAVIAGFHILSESYAYKILKIKDLLLKWKRLNKKIFIHLEMGEFQSALVLQHVMKYLLPIVDSIGFNEFEFEQMRYSNEGLIDFCARMLKSTKQLIYHTREFSICAGKCSEQRMHNSLLFASLATCYKARYGYMPSFDELNNFVPNKPNKKGVELQKNIAYWEKSLTRAFAVPSFTVEKPRYVVGLGDCFTAASLIAL
- a CDS encoding amylo-alpha-1,6-glucosidase — protein: MFCGKKKLEFSYKPEESQKESYAYNLRIILRNPRIEYGQSVFSCSIDNYTVPNRDYSYEGLCALINNENWKFLDGIAIKLENFKLIPQCVRATPWYASYEYKFENCLLKAKYELLETGLKVSFATTKKLPKISIAPLVDIRHMHEKSDFASHKIKFNNNYLTITKDSKKCYIAGNLKFENIDINGQEWVYKLGSGFRKKIDDNIVFQDERRVIMKIEGITLIPKTERSAELFVLCNTEKVKRSKQIELIRLNFLSKYFKFFGSRYGVFYELALLARAYCLLNNFGIFVNNICLPDAGFGWFRQLWLRDCFEGLYNNFGIYYNYNRKYIEKALRLAFRYQDSESGLIPTFIKGKPVYNSLDTSFLCFLTGFKYLDYCKEPKTKAELISRASILAQNIGKVYKLSDEELLLTPCDISWVDSKVGNTPTRLPEHWAVDEYYYLVEVNALWLRFLSELEKVSDNVFASADRKSAFKRVFFYNDILCDIVSEDMRRNEIENSLSVVALALLPDLFSNNELERIFNSLKKSFVYRNGKLFGLVVRNIGEVYLNDEQYHKRVFWPRDLPYFIKFLLSLKKLELVEQILINVLEHQMYEGAVFYTQELFSPSYTMAVPVKNPAQYWSQFVEPFLWFYNTVKSDKHAAI